In Lodderomyces elongisporus chromosome 2, complete sequence, the following proteins share a genomic window:
- the SSH1 gene encoding Protein transport protein ssh1, translating to MSGFRLLDLVKFFLPILPEVELPYETVKFDEKIVYTVGSAIIYLMGQIPLYGLIPNAQFHLIDPFYSIRPIFAMEKASLLELGFLPIITSAFLWQLAAGLKLININLGLRYDRELFQSGQKLTAWGLALIFSVGLIYSGYYDNVIRGYKVVGGSGGVPIWSYLIIFTQIFTWQIVLTLIVEIFDKGYGFGSGILSFLALQNATSFIAELVGLEMFPVVNNTSKFESLGALLNLVRNFSIFSPTTTINQIWHAFTRVQLPNLTQFYITLATILAVVLLQNFRTEISIRSTKVRGMNQMFPIRLLYTGGLPVLFAYTVIANLQVFGFIFEAALVKLTASPIVSTLFANYVVEPYSNRLVIKSGVLYFFTASQTLLQSIISPLRVVIYSSTVVGLATWFAYKWSYIAGSSPKDISKQFKEQGISIAGKRDISITKEFAKIIPTAAVTGAFILSALAVTGDYLGGLGRNVASIVGVSSAFGILEEFMIDYQQAGGSQFQSAISGFQ from the exons atgagCGGAT TTCGTCTTCTTGATTTGGTCAAGTTCTTCTTGCCCATCCTTCCCGAAGTGGAATTGCCTTATGAGACAGTCaaatttgatgaaaaaatcGTTTACACTGTTGGATCTGCAATCATTTATCTCATGGGCCAGATCCCACTTTATGGATTGATCCCTAATGCCCAATTCCATTTGATTGACCCATTCTACTCAATTAGACCCATATTTGCAATGGAGAAAGCTTCGTTGTTGGAATTAGGATTTTTGCCAATTATCACTTCAGCATTTCTCTGGCAATTAGCTGCTGGGTTGAAATTgatcaacatcaatttgGGGTTGAGGTATGACCGAGAATTATTCCAGCTGGGTCAGAAATTAACTGCTTGGGGCTTAGCGTTGATCTTTTCTGTTGGCTTGATCTATAGTGGATACTATGACAATGTTATTAGAGGCTACAAAGTTGTTGGCGGATCAGGCGGTGTCCCCATCTGGTCGTACTTGATCATTTTCACCCAAATCTTTACATGGCAAATTGTGCTTACTTTGATTGTGGAGATTTTCGATAAAGGCTATGGGTTTGGTTCGGGCATATTGTCTTTTCTTGCCTTACAAAATGCAACTTCGTTTATAGCCGAACTTGTTGGATTGGAAATGTTCCCCGTTGTCAACAATACCCTGAAGTTTGAGAGCTTGGGTGCATTATTGAACCTTGTGCGTAACTTTTCCATATTCAGccctacaacaacaatcaacCAAATTTGGCATGCATTCACCAGAGTCCAATTACCAAATTTGACTCAATTCTACATTACTTTAGCTACGATCTTGGCAGTTGTCTTGTTGCAAAACTTTAGAACCGAGATCTCCATTAGATCGACCAAGGTTAGAGGAATGAACCAAATGTTCCCCATTAGACTATTGTACACTGGCGGATTGCCCGTATTATTTGCATACACTGTTATTGCCAACTTGCAAGTATTTGGCTTCATCTTTGAAGCAGCATTGGTGAAACTCACTGCTTCTCCAATCGTTTCCACCTTGTTCGCCAACTATGTTGTTGAGCCATATTCAAACAGATTAGTCATCAAATCCGGTGTATTGTACTTTTTCACTGCATCGCAAACTTTGCTCCAATCCATCATTTCACCATTGAGAGTTGTCATTTACTCATCTACAGTTGTTGGTTTGGCAACCTGGTTTGCTTATAAATGGAGCTACATTGCTGGTTCGTCTCCAAAAGATATTTCAAAACAATTCAAGGAACAAGGAATCTCCATTGCCGGTAAAAGAGACatttcaattacaaaagaGTTTGCAAAGATTATCCCTACTGCAGCTGTAACTGGTGCGTTCATCTTGAGTGCTCTTGCAGTCACTGGTGATTACTTAGGTGGCTTAGGAAGAAATGTCGCATCGATTGTTGGTGTGTCTTCTGCATTTGGTATCTTGGAGGAATTTATGATTGATTATCAACAAGCTGGTGGTTCTCAATTCCAAAGCGCCATTTCTGGATTTCAGTAG